A genomic window from Silene latifolia isolate original U9 population chromosome 11, ASM4854445v1, whole genome shotgun sequence includes:
- the LOC141612598 gene encoding uncharacterized protein LOC141612598, protein MNNVGFFGLIETRVKTINVNKVQQGLGSHWQFLNNNDILDRGRIWVLWDASQFSVVELGKEIQVVHLRVTHLSSGFSWVHSLVYGCKKDSERVDLWNSLKQLKQSLVDPWLIMGDFNNVLHSDERIGSPITQAEVQGFQDCVDECGLYDVRLGAFFTWNNKQEGVARVFSRIDRVMCKDL, encoded by the exons ATGAATAATGTAGGGTTTTTTGGCCTTATAGAAACAAGGGTCAAAACCATTAATGTTAATAAAGTTCAACAAGGGCTAGGCTCTCACTGGCAGTTCTtgaataataatgacattttagATAGAGGTAGAATCTGGGTCTTGTGGGATGCATCTCAGTTTTCCGTGGTTGAACTTGGCAAGGAAATTCAGGTTGTGCATTTGAGGGTGACTCACTTGAGCTCTGGATTCAGCTGGGTTCACTCTTTGGTTTATGGCTGTAAAAAAGATAGTGAAAGGGTTGATCTCTGGAACTCTCTGAAGCAGCTAAAGCAGAGTTTAGTGGATCCTTGGTTAATAATGGGTGACTTCAATAATGTTCTTCACTCTGATGAACGAATTGGCTCTCCTATAACCCAGGCTGAGGTTCAGGGTTTCCAGGACTGTGTTGATGAATGTGGGCTTTATGATGTTCGACTTGGTGCTTTTTTTACCTGGAATAACAAACAGGAAGGTGTGGCTAGGGTGTTTAGTCGTATTGACCGAGTTATG tgcaaggacttataa